A stretch of Dryobates pubescens isolate bDryPub1 chromosome 35, bDryPub1.pri, whole genome shotgun sequence DNA encodes these proteins:
- the KCNA10 gene encoding potassium voltage-gated channel subfamily A member 10: protein MMDLAPWKEMEVALVSFDNADQIVEDPTYPNELSPAGPARKGHPGCANLLSNLRILINSENANNETLFSRFPPEFGDHLLGERGGMEEGDQRVIINIAGLRFETRLKTLNQFPETLLGDPEKRMRYFDSMRNEYFFDRNRPSFDGILYYYQSGGKIRRPANVPIDVFADEITFYELGDEAMDQFREDEGFIKDPETLLPTNDFHRQFWLLFEYPESSSAARGVALVSVLVIVISIIIFCMETLPEFREEREFRSAQELSGNLTDTLLAHSTFTDPFFVIETACIVWFSFELFVRFVVCPSKTEFFRNIMNIIDIVSIIPYFVTLTTELIQQSELNGQQNMSLAILRIIRLVRVFRIFKLSRHSKGLQILGQTLKASMRELGLLIFFLFIGVILFSSAVYFAEVDEPQSHFSSIPDGFWWAVVTMTTVGYGDMCPTTLGGKIVGTLCAIAGVLTIALPVPVIVSNFNYFYHRETENEEKQMLPGEVERILTSVVTGTGSMESLNKTNGGYPRDKAKK, encoded by the coding sequence ATGATGGACCTGGCCCCTtggaaggagatggaggtggctCTGGTGAGCTTCGACAACGCCGATCAGATCGTGGAGGACCCCACGTACCCCAACGAGCTCAGCCCCGCCGGGCCGGCGCGGAAGGGCCACCCCGGCTGCGCCaacctcctctccaacctgcgGATCCTCATCAACAGCGAGAACGCCAACAATGAGACCCTCTTCTCCCGCTTCCCCCCCGAGTTCGGCGACCACCTGCTGGGGGAGCGGGGGGGCATGGAGGAGGGCGACCAGCGCGTCATCATCAACATCGCCGGGCTGCGCTTCGAGACGCGGctcaagaccctcaaccagttCCCCGAGACCCTGCTGGGGGACCCCGAGAAGAGGATGCGCTACTTCGACTCCATGAGGAACGAGTACTTCTTCGACCGCAACCGGCCCAGCTTCGACGGCATCCTCTACTACTACCAGTCCGGGGGCAAGATCCGGCGCCCGGCCAACGTCCCCATCGACGTCTTCGCCGACGAGATCACCTTCTACGAGCTGGGCGACGAAGCCATGGACCAGTTCCGGGAGGACGAAGGGTTCATCAAGGACCCCGAGACCCTCTTGCCCACCAATGACTTTCACAGGCAGTTCTGGCTGCTCTTCGAGTACCCCGAGAGCTCCAGCGCGGCCCGGGGCGTGGCTTTGGTCTCCGTGCTGGTCATCGTCATCTCCATCATCATCTTCTGCATGGAGACCTTGCCGGAGTTCCGGGAGGAAAGGGAGTTCCGGTCGGCCCAGGAGCTCTCCGGGAACCTGACGGACACCCTGCTGGCCCACAGCACCTTCACGGACCCCTTCTTCGTCATCGAGACCGCCTGCATCGTCTGGTTCTCCTTCGAGCTCTTCGTCCGCTTCGTCGTCTGCCCCAGCAAGACGGAGTTCTTCCGGAACATCATGAACATCATCGACATCGTCTCCATCATCCCCTACTTCGTCACCCTCACCACCGAGCTCATCCAGCAGAGCGAGCTCAACGGCCAGCAGAACATGTCCCTGGCCATCCTGCGCATCATCCGCCTGGTGCGGGTCTTCCGCATCTTCAAGCTCTCCCGGCACTCCAAGGGGCTGCAGATCCTGGGCCAGACCCTCAAGGCCAGCATGCGGGAGCTGGGCCTGctcatcttcttcctcttcatcggcgtcatcctcttctccagcgcCGTCTACTTCGCCGAGGTGGACGAGCCCCAGTCGCACTTCTCCAGCATCCCCGACGGCTTCTGGTGGGCCGTGGTGACCATGACCACGGTGGGCTACGGGGACAtgtgtcccaccaccctgggGGGCAAGATCGTGGGGACCCTGTGCGCCATCGCGGGGGTGCTGACCATCGCCCTGCCCGTCCCGGTCATCGTCTCCAACTTCAACTACTTCTACCACCGGGAGACGGAGAACGAGGAGAAGCAAatgctgccgggggaggtggagAGGATCCTCACCAGCGTGGTCACAGGCACGGGCAGCATGGAGTCCCTCAACAAGACCAACGGAGGCTACCCACGGGACAAGGCCAAGAAGTGA